The DNA region GGACAAGCCGGACCTGAACAAATTGTGTTCTCTTGATGGGACATCATATACACCCTAACCACAGTTGCGTTTTTTTTCAATTAGTATAGTTTAGTTTTCTTGTCCTCTCTATTCGTAGTTGCAGAACCTCCCTTTGCTCAAGAGAGATAGCAATCGTCGATGTTAATATCGTAATTTACAAAAATAGTATCCAACTTGGCACAAGATAGACATAGAGAGAGGAGATGAAGTCAACGAAGAGTTCTTAACGATCTCATATCACACAAGTAGCAAGATTTGTAACACAAAGAACATAATATAGACGTTCGAAATAAACCAGAAACAAGAGGAACTTGGGTGTGTTTTGAAAACAGTAGTGATAACAGTAGAGTAGAATAAAGCAAACAGCTCAGAAACCATGGATCTTGATGTTGTCCTTCTTCACAAGCCCAGCCTGTtccatgaaaaataaaaaagtaaggGAAATAAGATACAACAATCTTTTTATACTAGCTTGTCCGTGAAAGTGCTGTGGTTTATTTACCTGGACTAGGAACGTGGAGACGTTCTTCCTCTGGTCTCCTTGAAGCTGAATAACCTACAGAATTTCACAACAGCACAGCACAATTAAGAGAAAGCACATATGTAGTAAAGGACTAATTTTTGGAACAGACTCAGTGGCTAAGCCCTGTAGTAGTTTTAGTCTCTGAAACACGCACCTGACCCAGTTCGGAGTCTTGAACGACAGTTCCGTTGCAACAGAACTCTTTCTTGAGATCCTTAAGAATCTTGGTGTAGCTGTACTCTTTCTTCAGCCCCTGGACGGTTGTCAAGCTTTTCCTACCATTACGCTGCTGCACACGAATGTGGACGTACTCCTTTGTTCCCGCACCTGAGTCCTCAGCATCCACATCAGCAAACGGGTCTGCGTCCAAATCCAAAAAAAACTCATTAGCTCTTATCAATTCCAAAATGAGAAATATTTACAGAAGAACTGTTCCAAAACCAAACATATGATATGATTTATTGGATCAAATCTATAACTGGAACTTACCGAAGGCAGTTGGGACCTGGGAATCAAGTTCAGACATGAAACTTTGTTGAACTGTTGGGCAGAAAAAAAGGATAGAGAAGCTGAGAcctgaattgaaaaaaaaaaacaccaaacgTCACATAAGAATATGGCACTAAGATTATTACATAACACTATAACTAACAATAAAACACTAACACACAACTTCTAACGTGCGGGCCCACCTTCAATtagagattatttttaaaaccaaaaaactaAAAGATTATCAATCTGCATATCGATCATATCCCCACGAACCCTAGCTAAAGTAGATCCACTTGAATTACACAAAacatgtaaagaaaaaaaaagcatcaATCAGAAGATCAAATCAAcatccagttttttttttctaattcagTAACAAATACGATTGATCTTCATATGATAAACGGAAACAACAAATCACAGACGACGGATCGGTCAATTTCACCTCGAAATTACCGAAATTGAAGAAATAAACAAGAGGCAAATTATGATCTGGTAACGGAGCATACGAAACGTAGATAGAATAAGAAGGATAATCATACCTGATTCGACGAGTAGGGTTTCGAGGATCTGATAATCAAGAGAAGAGAGGAAACCCTAAATTTGGATATAAAGTCTGCAACTTCTGATTCGGTGGGGATGAGAGGCAGAGGAAGAGGTAGAGATATTTTTGGATCTCTTGATTTGTTTGGGCTTCATACTTGTAATATAACTGGGCTTGGGCTTCGTACGTATCCACTTGGTGGATTTGTGATTTACACATGTTCGAATCCCATCAGATGTGTAATCAGTCTTCTCGGATTTAATTGGCTGGACGTTCGGGTTCGGGATCAGGTATTCGAGTTTTCGTGATCGACTTATTAGAACCTGGGATGTTCGTTTTTCCATCCTGATGACTCATATCTGGGTGACTTTTGAAAATgtagatttaattttaaaaatcagttgGTTAAAAATGAAATTAGGGTCAGTTATTAGGTTCGATGAATGTCAAGCGCATCAACAACCTTTTTGGAGAGAGTTTAAGATTTACATGTGAGGAATTGGGGTCGGTGCTTTGCAGAACCACAACATGAATCCCACGGACCGGATTGTTACATTGTCTAGACTAATATGTAAACTACTGAAACGATCGAAACCAAGCTGATACTGCCGAG from Raphanus sativus cultivar WK10039 chromosome 8, ASM80110v3, whole genome shotgun sequence includes:
- the LOC108822362 gene encoding protein translation factor SUI1 homolog 1-like, coding for MSELDSQVPTAFDPFADVDAEDSGAGTKEYVHIRVQQRNGRKSLTTVQGLKKEYSYTKILKDLKKEFCCNGTVVQDSELGQVIQLQGDQRKNVSTFLVQAGLVKKDNIKIHGF